In Pseudonocardia sp. C8, one genomic interval encodes:
- a CDS encoding helix-turn-helix domain-containing protein, with protein sequence MDLVAVESARRRFLRDGRLDPVPAAVRSEIHASWERSRTGRPAFVGHEPAGSAVAEAGETFTGFFRLASHLRCTLALVGEDGVVRVRRDGDDGLAGLLDGVLLAPGFRHDETDVGTTAAMLAPHVGGAARVDGPEHLHPDLTWLAEAAAVVPREDGGPADAVVVLGHVAEPPGEMGLAVARRLAADIGGLVRDRRHRTARAVHQRFALADGHAWVLATDGAFLLTSPGVRRLPAEDQRTLGDLVLAGAVLAEGASRHVDLPSGRCAEVTVEPVPGGGCVVAGGPVVESRTVTVPEAVRRQGSHVAPTARRDYAADLRTAGTRAHAEARRRANRELLSPYLRARQEVAAAVGQGRHQLLIGETGAGKRTLAVEQFRRAHPDGRVRVVDCSAIGADGPDALARVRRERGSRPYLLVLHQMNLLGPVAARRLDESLRTLVAVPDALVVIGCVDSSSVDATRPYGLLLRHFHETVRVPALRYRADELGGIALSILHSLSGGRSLRMSLQVVRVLEGYAWPGNVRELEDVLRYVVARKPVGVIQAPDLPVSCFAARAPRMSMLEAAQCDAIIQALYESRGNRYKAAEMLGIARSSLYRKIDAFGISYIG encoded by the coding sequence ATGGATCTGGTCGCGGTCGAGTCCGCGCGGCGCCGGTTCCTGCGCGACGGCCGGCTCGACCCGGTACCGGCCGCCGTCCGCTCCGAGATCCACGCGTCGTGGGAGCGGTCCCGGACCGGGAGACCGGCCTTCGTCGGTCACGAGCCGGCCGGCTCCGCGGTCGCCGAGGCCGGTGAGACGTTCACCGGCTTCTTCCGGCTCGCCTCGCACCTGCGGTGCACGCTCGCACTGGTCGGGGAGGACGGCGTCGTCCGCGTCCGGCGCGACGGTGACGACGGCCTGGCCGGGCTGCTCGACGGCGTCCTGCTGGCCCCCGGGTTCCGGCACGACGAGACCGACGTCGGGACCACCGCGGCGATGCTCGCCCCCCACGTCGGCGGGGCGGCCAGGGTCGACGGGCCGGAGCACCTGCACCCGGACCTGACGTGGCTCGCCGAGGCCGCCGCCGTCGTCCCGCGGGAGGACGGCGGCCCGGCCGACGCCGTCGTCGTCCTCGGGCACGTCGCCGAGCCCCCCGGGGAGATGGGCCTCGCCGTCGCCCGGCGGTTGGCCGCGGACATCGGTGGGCTCGTCCGCGACCGCCGGCACCGCACCGCGCGGGCGGTCCACCAGCGGTTCGCGCTGGCCGACGGGCACGCCTGGGTGCTCGCCACCGACGGGGCGTTCCTGCTGACCTCGCCGGGAGTGCGCCGGCTCCCGGCGGAGGACCAGCGGACACTCGGCGATCTGGTGCTCGCCGGGGCCGTCCTGGCCGAGGGCGCGAGCCGGCACGTCGACCTGCCGTCGGGCCGGTGCGCGGAGGTGACGGTCGAGCCCGTGCCCGGTGGCGGGTGCGTGGTCGCCGGTGGGCCGGTCGTCGAGTCGCGGACGGTGACCGTGCCCGAGGCGGTCCGCCGCCAGGGCTCGCACGTGGCGCCCACCGCACGGCGGGACTACGCGGCCGACCTGCGCACCGCCGGCACGCGGGCGCACGCCGAGGCCCGCCGGCGGGCCAACCGGGAGCTGCTCAGCCCGTACCTCCGGGCCCGCCAGGAGGTCGCGGCCGCGGTCGGCCAGGGCCGGCACCAGCTGCTGATCGGGGAGACCGGGGCCGGGAAGCGGACCCTCGCCGTGGAGCAGTTCCGCCGCGCGCACCCGGACGGCCGGGTCCGGGTCGTCGACTGCTCGGCGATCGGGGCGGACGGTCCGGACGCCCTCGCCCGGGTCCGCCGGGAGCGGGGCAGCCGGCCCTACCTGCTGGTGCTGCACCAGATGAACCTGCTCGGCCCGGTGGCGGCGCGCAGGCTCGACGAGTCGCTGCGGACGCTGGTCGCCGTGCCCGATGCGCTCGTGGTCATCGGGTGCGTCGACTCCTCCTCGGTCGACGCGACCCGTCCCTACGGGTTGCTGCTGCGGCACTTCCACGAGACCGTCCGCGTCCCGGCACTGCGCTATCGCGCCGACGAGCTCGGCGGGATCGCGCTGTCGATCCTGCACTCGCTGTCGGGCGGGCGGTCGCTGCGGATGTCGTTGCAGGTCGTACGGGTGCTGGAGGGATACGCGTGGCCGGGCAACGTCCGCGAGCTCGAGGACGTGCTGCGCTACGTCGTCGCCCGCAAGCCGGTCGGCGTGATCCAGGCACCGGATCTTCCGGTGTCCTGCTTCGCGGCCCGGGCCCCGAGGATGTCGATGCTCGAGGC